Proteins encoded in a region of the Oncorhynchus keta strain PuntledgeMale-10-30-2019 chromosome 3, Oket_V2, whole genome shotgun sequence genome:
- the csf3a gene encoding colony stimulating factor 3 (granulocyte) a, with product MNILIVFAILCNMASYGQSAPILEYSGEAGQLVDDPEFNLSVENSKSLIKKVLDAIPETHTSCIHSETLILNSSSENRKLQYLAINLGIPSAPTLKALTDNFTLETCLRRMSEGLQVHQDLLRAVVQRLANTERITALLTDIRDLRVQINRMLKAVQVAESPVAVQPTATSLASRLTGDYEVQVATHLTLVQLQSFGQDIVRSLRNIAQANGESD from the exons ATGAATATTCTGATAG TTTTCGCCATTCTCTGCAACATGGCCAGCTACGGTCAAAGCGCACCGATCTTGGAATATTCTGGCGAGGCGGGTCAACTAGTCGACGATCCAGAATTCAACCTGTCCGTAGAAAACAGCAAGAGTTTGATCAAAAAGGTGTTGGATGCTATTCCTGAGACACACACATCGTGCATTCATTCTGAG ACCCTGATTCTTAACTCGAGCAGCGAGAACAGGAAACTACAATACCTGGCGATCAACCTTGGCATCCCCTCAGCTCCCACACTCAAAGCCTTGACAGATAACTTTACTTTG GAGACCTGTCTGAGACGTATGTCAGAGGGACTACAGGTGCACCAGGACCTGCTAAGAGCTGTCGTACAACGCCTGGCCAACACAGAGAGAATCACTGCACTGCTGACTGATATCAGAGATCTCCGCGTCCAGATCAACAGG ATGCTGAAAGCGGTCCAAGTGGCAGAGAGCCCGGTGGCGGTGCAGCCCACAGCCACAAGCCTGGCCTCTCGTCTCACTGGGGACTATGAGGTTCAGGTAGCCACACATCTGACTCTGGTGCAGCTCCAAAGCTTTGGCCAGGACATAGTCCGCAGTCTAAGGAACATAGCCCAAGCAAATGGGGAGAGCGATTGA
- the lrrc3ca gene encoding leucine-rich repeat-containing protein 3B codes for MHLLASGWLLRHSVVMCLLLHSVVLMTCFHHAATSCSQGCYCSESDGRGKTVRCSNLRLTEIPQDLPNDTRRIYLDFNLLTEVPSNAFRGLPLLSELDLSNNELAKLERGAFRSLGPSLTFLDLSSNKLVNFNPEAFEGLRARANLTNNPWHCDCSLQMSMPHIDLEPLSLTGIVCETSDPPDMGAEGVPFLLAQDLDLCVVMKKTTDVAMLVTMFGWFTMVISYLVYYVRHNTEDARRHLEYLKSLPTKPGPSEASSTVSTMV; via the coding sequence ATGCACCTGCTGGCGAGCGGCTGGCTACTGCGCCATTCGGTGGTCATGTGTCTGCTGCTGCACAGCGTGGTGCTGATGACCTGCTTCCACCACGCCGCCACCAGCTGCTCCCAGGGCTGCTACTGCTCTGAGAGTGACGGCCGTGGAAAGACGGTGCGCTGCAGCAACCTGCGTCTCACGGAGATCCCCCAGGACCTACCCAATGACACACGGCGCATCTACCTGGACTTCAACCTGCTCACCGAGGTCCCCAGCAATGCTTTCCGGGGTCTGCCCCTGCTCAGCGAGCTGGACCTCTCCAACAACGAGCTGGCCAAGCTGGAGCGAGGGGCCTTCAGGAGCCTGGGGCCCTCGCTCACCTTCCTGGACTTGTCTTCCAACAAATTGGTCAACTTTAACCCTGAGGCCTTTGAGGGGCTGCGGGCGCGCGCCAACCTGACCAATAACCCGTGGCACTGCGACTGCAGCCTGCAGATGTCCATGCCCCACATTGACCTGGAGCCCCTCTCGCTGACGGGCATCGTGTGTGAGACGTCAGATCCGCCCGACATGGGGGCGGAGGGTGTGCCCTTCCTGCTGGCCCAGGACCTGGACCTGTGCGTGGTGATGAAGAAAACCACGGACGTGGCCATGCTGGTCACCATGTTCGGCTGGTTCACCATGGTCATCTCCTACCTGGTCTACTACGTCCGGCACAACACGGAGGACGCCCGCCGCCACCTGGAGTACCTCAAGTCTCTGCCCACCAAGCCGGGCCCATCCGAGGCCTCTTCTACTGTCAGCACTATGGTATAG